In the Salvia splendens isolate huo1 chromosome 16, SspV2, whole genome shotgun sequence genome, TTGGGGTAGATATTTGGGTTTCTGGGGTTGGTGACCAACTTAGCGGGTCACTAGTTGGTGTTTTAGGCACTGGTTTCTCCCCCGGACCGCAAAGTTGGTTATAGAAATATTCATCCTCAACAAAGTCGCAGTTCATAGTAATGTAGAGACGTCTATTGTGAGGATCAAAACACCTATACCCTTTCTGATCCTTCCCATAtcctaaaaaaacacacttaatAGAACATGGAGAAAATTTAGAACGGTCAGTTTTGGGTATGTGAACAAATACTGAACACCCAAAATTTTTTGGTTCGAGAGTGAGTGGTGGAGGAATTTGGTTTTGTGTAGAAAAACGTCAAGAGGTGTTTTAAACTTCAAGATATAAGTAGGTAGACGATTTAGTAGGTATACTGAAGTAGCtatggcttctggccaaaaggaTTTTGGAACATGAGAGTCTAGAAGAAGTGCCCGAGTCATTTCTaagatttttctatttttacgtTCTGCTACCCCGTTTTGGTCCGGAGTATGGGGACATGTGGTTTGATGCACTAACCCTTTTCTGTAAAAAAACTGATGCATGCGAGAATTTACAAACTTccccccattatcggatctaagtATTTGAATTTTCCTATTATACTGTGTGTACAAGAGCATAGAATTGAGTAAATTTGTCGAAAACCTCAGATTTTgatttcagaaaataaacccaagtCATACGCGTACAATCATCAATGAATaacaaaaaatacttaaatccatAACTACCTAAAACAGGGGCAGGACCCCAGACATCAGAGTGTATCAAAGAAAAGGTTGTGTTCATACGAGAGTTATTAAGCTTATATGAGTGTTTGTGGCTCTTTGCCAGAAAACAAGTGTCGCAGTGAAAGGAAAATTGAGTACTAGAAAAATTAGGAAAAAGCAAACGCAAATATCCTATGGATGGGTGTCCTAAAcggcgatgccaaagccaacCCTGTAATGTAGTCGAtccgtgagtcagcatcgcaGTACCGTGTTGGGTCACCTTGTCCACATAATACAATCCTTCTTGTTCAGTGCCATGCCCAACTGTCAAGCCCGTCTTGAGTTCCTGTAAAACACAGAAATTTGGCTGCATCAGTAGTTTGCACTGTAACTCCTTAGTAACATGACTGACTGACAGTAATTTATGTGCCAATGATGGGACATATAGACAGTTTGAAATCTTTAGTGTGGGAGAAATCCTGATAGTTCCTGCTCCTTGAACTGGAATTCGATGTCCGTTTGCTGTCTCCACAAACTTCTTTCGAGGAGCAGATATGTTAGTAAAATTAGATATATCAAACGACATAGTATTAGTAGcacaacaatcaaatatccaatcACTGTCTTTTTCTTGTGTTTCGGATGCACCAATAAGAGCTAGGGCCTGAAATTGATTTTTACACACAATATTGGGGTCAAAATCTAATTTCTgagtttctgttttttttttccatttatggCGGAATGATGGGGCTGTTTTAGATAGAGAGTTTTCGAATGGGGTCTTTTCTGTAATTTTCCAGATTAGAGATAGACAAGTGTTGGGGCGGAATTGTAATGGGTTTATGTTTCGGGGGCTGTTTGCAATAAGACTAAAGGTGGGGCACTTAATACCAAAATTGATACCTTCATCCTCCCAAGGTCTAGTCGACGGCGCATTCTCCCGAATACGAGCAGCCGAAGCCCGCACCGTCTCCTTTTATTTTCGATCGGCACCGTCGGTGTGCTCCCGGACCTGCTCCGCGCCGGGGTTGCCCGCTGGTTTCCCAGCATCAGTAGCGCGGTCAGCCACCGCGATTGCTGCCCGCCCATGGTTCATGTTCGACGCTCTTGCTGCCCTCGATTTCTTCATGTCATCCCACCATTCGGGATACCCAATAAGGAGAAGGCACCCTTCCTACGTGTGCTTCCGGCCGCCGTAGTGTGAGCATGCCAATTTATTTCTGTCCTCATCTTGGCGTTTGGTCCAGGGGCGATTGGTGGCGGGTGGTGGCTGGCCGGAACGGCCGCGGTCAACAGCAGATAGACCGGTGCCAATTCCGAGATGCTGCGAGTGACTGCCTCCTCCGGTGCCCAGAATTTGGTCATTGTTCGACTCCCGTCGAACTATCCCGTAAGCTATTCGTACGGTTGGTAATGGATCTCGTCTCATAATTTCCTTTTTAACAGCTTCGTATTTATCATTTAGCGCCGTGATAAATTGGTAGAGCCTCTGTTTCTGAATTATCTTGCTATACTATTGGATTGCCGATGCGACCTCTCCCTCCATGGGATTGGGTTCCCGTCGATCAATCGAGATCCACAATCCTTGTAGTTTTTGCCATAATGCTTCTAATGACATTCCTTCTTGCTTGATGGCATCAGTTTGTCTGTGCAGGTCATAGACCTGGAAAGGGTCCGCGCCGCTGCCATACGTGACGGCAAGGCCCTCCCATAGGTCATTCGCCGTTGCGTATTGCGACACTTCATTGACCAGGTCGGCTTCAATGTTATTGATAATCCAGTTGAAGACAGTGTGGTCTCGTTGTTGCCACTTGTGGTAGGATGGGTCCGATCGAGGGGGAGGTTCGGTTACTCTGTCAATATGGGACGTGAGTCCATTCCCTTTGATCGCCCTCTCCATAAGGTTGGCCCAAAGGGATTAATTCTCCCCATCCAATTTCGATTTGACGATGATTTCGCCTAAAGACTCGGGCTGATGAGTCTTGTCTGATGGATTTGATTTGCTTGGTACAGATTCAAGGCTTTGTCTTAAGAACTTTGCAAATTGAGCGGCGAGTTCAGGGGTGAAAACAGGCGTTCTTTGGCCTGATGTCTCAAGTTTTGGTGTTTCGGTGTCAGAATGGTTGGTTTCTGACATGGTTTTGGGGTTGTTTGCAGGTACGAAAGGTTGGGAAAGGTTTTATGGAcgatgatagaaatccatgggttccatcttaaaaccaattggtgataagaggagagacTCATGAggcttatatagtggattaagctctttttgtacaccgatgtgggatattattatatttatttttatgtttcaattgccaacaccctccctcaaacccttcaaggtgaatcttggaggggttggacttttttatgatcgattggacaatcggcccaattttttttcgatcggttggatcACTaacccaaattttcagcccagttatactgctgggtcagtcatttttttcggtttcagcccagatatactgctgggtcagttaaatatgacccacagtcgtcgacccgctctgataccatattgaaAGAGAGATTGAGGTAATTCTTGTATGTCGTATTCATCGGTAATTCTCCTTGATATAGGAGTGATACAAACTATTTTAGGTAGACAATATTCTATTCTAGTGTATCAATTACCAATTAATTACAAATCTTcccaaatatattatttttccttgtgtgGTGTATTCTTGGTCTCCAAGCTTTGACAGATCATCTCGAAATAGCACCGAGAACCACGAGACATTTGAAGGAGACATTTAGTCAGAGGATTATGTTCATAGAGAAGATAATTTGGAGATTCATTGTTATATGGGTTCAGACTGAACGATGGAAATCTAATTATTTGAAGAAGCAAGAAGTAGAAAGATTTTGACTTACTAAGTGTCAAAGAGGCGTTTCAGACGAAACAAAAGTAAGGTGACATAAGTTCTTTGGCTGAAGAAGTTAATGGCCGATCTGAGTTGTCATTCGACACAACTTTTCCTTCACACCCTAGGGTGGGTTCATTCGACACGAACTTGCCAAGTCATTTGCAACAATAATGTGGCAATTAGTTTATCAAAAAACCCGGTTCAACATGACGATCAATGACATTAAAGTTGGCAGACACTTTATCAAGAAGAAGATTAAGGCTGAGATTGTGGAGTTTTCCTCTATGCATTTAGAAAACCAGCTATAGTCAATATACTGCGTTGTGGCCAACTCCAAAAACTTTTCAGTGAATACACATGAAGGAAAGAATCAATGATATATAGTCTTCCTAGAAAAACACTAAAATTCTAATAATGACCTATTTCCTTGTAAATAACACTCCATATTCTCCTCCGCTTTTAAGGAGTAATCCAAACGATGGGAAAAAACTGAAAGAAATACAACAAACAATTCACTCTTAAGATCTTTTTCAACACATCAAACCAACGCATGTTAAGAGATACTTATCAACCCATTAGGACCTGGGATTTATTACAGTCCTTTACGGCATATGGATTTATATAATTTAGAAGTCTTTCGAAAATATTGTaccatattaattttataagcaCATATTAGATGCAGTTCTCTCATAGTTATGTATAGAGTCAATGCATCCATTCCGAAATCATCATCCCATTTGCATTCTCTCT is a window encoding:
- the LOC121770170 gene encoding uncharacterized protein LOC121770170: MERAIKGNGLTSHIDRVTEPPPRSDPSYHKWQQRDHTVFNWIINNIEADLVNEVSQYATANDLWEGLAVTYGSGADPFQVYDLHRQTDAIKQEGMSLEALWQKLQGLWISIDRREPNPMEGEVASAIQ